One segment of Curtobacterium poinsettiae DNA contains the following:
- a CDS encoding NAD(P)/FAD-dependent oxidoreductase — MGSTEHADPVVHDVAVIGAGPAGLSAALNLVRAKRTVLLVDANRPRNAATLRSHGFLTRDGISPLELRKLGRTEVEGYPEATVVQSVVDLVAPDPDTDTWRVHGSWRGTELEARARTVVVATGLREEFPALPMLRAFYGTAVHSCVECDAYDKAGQPLAFICETDDVVDRSLLIASWTDDLIVYTNGVAPLDDAGRARLASAGIVVDERVVEDLEGDRSGMTGVRLADGHVEPRTGGFVRPVWHADLDWLRTSATTRTSATDATSGNTAANGDTPGALEGLQRDTQGLLVVDRVGRTSVPGLYAVGDVTPPGPEQLIVAAGHGAATAAAVHRDLVGGLADLRDAVQ, encoded by the coding sequence ATGGGCAGCACGGAGCACGCCGACCCGGTCGTGCACGACGTCGCGGTCATCGGCGCCGGTCCGGCCGGGCTGAGCGCTGCGCTCAACCTGGTCCGGGCGAAGCGCACCGTGCTGCTCGTCGACGCGAACCGCCCCCGGAACGCCGCGACGCTGCGGTCGCACGGGTTCCTGACGCGGGACGGCATCTCGCCGCTCGAGCTCCGCAAGCTCGGGCGGACCGAGGTCGAGGGGTACCCGGAAGCGACGGTCGTGCAGTCCGTCGTCGACCTGGTGGCCCCGGACCCCGACACGGACACCTGGCGGGTGCACGGCTCGTGGCGCGGCACCGAGCTCGAGGCCCGCGCCCGGACGGTCGTCGTGGCGACGGGGTTGCGTGAGGAGTTCCCGGCGCTGCCGATGCTCCGCGCGTTCTACGGCACCGCGGTGCACAGCTGCGTCGAGTGTGATGCGTACGACAAGGCCGGCCAGCCGCTCGCGTTCATCTGCGAGACCGACGACGTGGTCGACCGGTCGCTGCTCATCGCCTCCTGGACCGACGACCTGATCGTCTACACGAACGGGGTGGCGCCGCTCGACGACGCGGGCCGCGCTCGGCTCGCGTCGGCGGGGATCGTCGTGGACGAGCGGGTCGTCGAGGACCTCGAGGGCGATCGCTCCGGAATGACCGGCGTCCGGCTCGCCGACGGCCACGTCGAGCCGCGGACCGGTGGGTTCGTCCGACCGGTGTGGCACGCCGACCTCGACTGGCTGCGCACCAGCGCCACCACGCGTACGAGCGCCACGGACGCCACGAGCGGGAACACGGCCGCGAACGGCGACACGCCCGGAGCGCTCGAGGGGCTCCAGCGCGACACGCAGGGACTCCTCGTGGTCGACCGGGTGGGCCGGACGTCCGTCCCGGGGCTCTACGCCGTGGGAGACGTCACGCCTCCCGGGCCCGAGCAGCTCATCGTCGCCGCCGGACACGGAGCCGCGACCGCCGCCGCCGTTCACCGAGACCTGGTGGGTGGTCTTGCGGACCTCCGGGATGCTGTACAGTAG